The Bacteroidales bacterium genome contains the following window.
CAAAGCCTCTTATTGAGTGTAATAATTTGAATTTTTCTTTATCTATCATTTACGCTTTTTATTATTTTTAAATTAGGCAAATAAAAATAATTGACGCAAAGATAATTTTTTAATTCTATAAAGTTGTTCTTGTTATAATATAAAAACTATTATGAAAACAGCTTATATAATCGAAACAACCTACTAATAAGTCTCTCTTGATTTGGAAAATCCTTATATGTTTTAGGTGGAAGTTTTAAGTATTTATCAAATTCTTCTTCGCTGATTTCCCATTTTTTACAGATATATGCTTTATCTTTAAGAACTTTTTCATCATCAAAAGGTTTAGCTTCCAAAATTCTCAATGCATCATCTCTACTAACTTGTCCATTACAAATTTGCGATGAAAGTGTAGCTCTTCTGTAATCCATATTATATTTTACAGGCATTACATACGACTGTAAAAAACCTGTTATGGTTGATTCTTGATGTTTGCCTCCATACTCCTTAAATCCATATGTTTCTATCAAAAATTTACGAGCTTTATCCTTATCATAATCAATATAATTCAATGGATAATAAGTTTTTATTCCATGTATAAATTTATTTATAAAATTTTCCTTTAAGCCTGCATACGGAGTCTTTCTAATTTTAACATTAGAATATTTTTTAACAATATGTCTATATAATTTCATATCGCTTTTTACATGATAGCCCCAAGTTAAAGGCAAAATTCCTTCTGCCGCAAAATTTCCTCCTGACAAAATACTTGAGATTTTAAACTTTTTGGCAATCTCATAATTTGCTCCCAAAATTGCTAAATCTGTAGGTGTTTCTAAATCAACTATTGAAGATTTAAAAAATGCAAGCTGAATTTCTTTAAACTCTTGCCAATCCATTTTATATTCATAATAATCAAAACCTAATTTTTTGACCATTATTTGAATGTTTTCTTCAGCTATAGGGGTATTCCATCCATTATTCATATGCATAAGTAAAGGATGTAAACCATAAGTTTTACATAAATGAGCAACAAAACAAGAATCAACTCCTCCACTTATTCCAACAAGACAATCATATTTATTATTTTTACTTCTTTTTTTAATTTTAAGTAAAATGTTTTTAAAAATTTTTTCAGATTGCCCTTCAACATACTTGTGGTTTTCCAATAATTGTAAAAAATCAGTACAATGATTACAATATCCATTTTCATCAAATATAATATCTTCATCAGAGGTGTCCATTACACAACGTTGGCATATTTGATAAGATTTTTTTTCCATAAATTTAATTAATATTTTTTAATGCTTCTACTAATTTTTCAGTTTGTATTTTTCTTGAATAATTCTCTACTCCAATTGTATGATTTTCTATATAATGCTTTTCTTCAAACTCACTAAACAAATCGTCTAAAACTTTATATAAATGCTCCTTATCTTTTACAACAATTCCACTATTTGTTTTTCTAATTAAATCTGCTTGTGAGTTTTCGCTTAAACCTTTAATAGTTTGTGTTTTAAAATATTTTTTCTTTAATAAATTTGCCTCTTTGTCGTTTTCAAAGCATAGAATAATCTTTCGGTTTAAAGCTAAATAATCATATATTTTTGCTCCCATAATAGAATAGTGATTAAACAGAAGCAATACGTTTGATTTTGATATTTCTTTAATAAATTGGTAATTAGGAATTTTAGGAAATATTTTAATCTCGTTTTTTAAAATATCAAGTTCTTTTATAATATCAGACACATCTTTTTTATCACTAATGCCATAAAAATTAACTCTGATTTTTCTGTCAGGATTCATTTTTAAGTAATCTAAAAGTACAGAGAAGAATAACCTATAAGGATGAAATTTGTAAATTGTTCCAGTTAAAGATATAGTTAATAAATCATTGTTTTGATTAACTTTAATATTATTAATTAAGATATTTTCATCATATCCATTAGGAATAACTAAAAATGGTTTGTTTTTAATTAGCTTTTTAATTATAAACATATAATATTCAGATACAGTGCATATTAATTTAACATTTCTCAAATATTTCTTTTCCAAAATTTGTGATATTATTTTTTTTTTGGGATTGTTATTAAAAGAGACATTTGACCAAGGATCTCTATAATCTGCAACCCAAGGAATATTAAATTTTTTACTTAATTTTGAAGCGTATTTGAATAATACAAAAGGGTCACCTGTAGCTATAATTACATCTACTTTATTGTCTTTTAAAAATTTTTTAGCAGCTTTATATAATTCATATTTTGTTCCTATTGGCAAAAACCATTGCCCAATTTCATTATAACCAGCAGAAATTTTCTTTAAAACATTTGATAATAGGTCTTTTTTACCTTTTAGGTTTAAACGATTTGAAAGAGTCGCCTTATAAGGTGTTTTTATTAAAATGCCTTTTTCTGTTTCTTCAATTTCTACATCTTTTGTTTTACTTGGCTGTATGTAATCTAAATCGTTACCATGAATAGGATTCCAATTGCGAGTAATTACAATTGGAAAAAGTCCCATTTCCTTAAAATTCTCGTACCAATAACTAGGACGCAATCCTCCTACTGAAACATACGGCGGAAAATCATAAGCTAATATTAATATTTTTTTCATTGTGCCAAATAATATTTGTATTTATAAAATAAAAATGCATGTTTTTTGAAAAATTTTTATTATTCTCATTAAAAAGTTATTTGTTAGAGTGTTTATTTCTTTTTTTTATTTTCGACAAAGCTCCTTTAAACAAAAGTTTTGTCTGATTTGTTGATGGAATAACAAACCAATACCACCACAGCATTGGATATAATGATATTGCAAAACCCGCGTTTTTCGCAATTCTAATCATTTTAACAGAAAAATGAACTAAATTTAAACGGCGAATATAAAACGCAAAAGATTCAAGTATTCCATTTGATTGAAAAGTTATTTTATGATTTGTATTTGCTGGCGTTTTTACTCGTTTAAAAAACAACGGTTGTTCGTTATACACATGAGTATAATTACCTTTGGATAAATAAAATAACAAACTAGGGTAAATATTATTATAGGCACATTTCCTATTAGGCCAGTGCCAAACAGGAAAGCGAACACCTTTAATTTCATCAGTTTTAAAAACAGCATAACCAAATTCATCATGTGAATTTTTTATGAAATTTTTTATTCTTTTTCGGATGTGCTTTTCTGAATAGTCAAAGTTAAGATTTTCTGAAATTCTATGGTCATTCTCATCAATATGTATAAATGTTGAAAAAGCAACAATGGCATCAGAATTATTTTCTAAAGCTAAGATCATTTTTTCAACATAAGAATCTGCCATTAAATCATCATCTCCTGCCCACATAAAATATTTTGAATTAGCCAAAGACAATAGAAATTCCATATTGCGAGATATTCCAATATTTTCTTTTTGTTTGATATATTTAATTCTATTGTCAATTTTAGCATACTTAAGACAAATATCGGCACTACCATCTGTTGAGCAATCATCAGATATTATCAATTTAAAATCAGTATATGATTGTTTCAATATGCTTAATATTGACTGCTCTATAAATTTAACATCGTTATATACTGGCAAACCTATTGTTAGCATTATTAAAATATTTTCTTTAAAATTTTATATCTAATAAATCTGTATGGAAATTTTATTATATTTAAAAATACAGAATATGGTGAAAGTGGTATTTTAACATATTTATGCATTTTAGAATGTTGAAATGCAATATGTTGATTTTCTCCATAGAAAACAACAGCTTCTTTTTTTAGAGCTGAAGCTAATGTTGCAGTTCCAGATGTTAAACAATATAATTTTTTGCTTGAAAAAATCAAATCACAAAAATCTTGCAAAGTTGGGGTTGTAATATAATGACATTTAGGATCATATTTATGAAGAGCCTTAGGGCTTGTTAACTTCATTACAGAGTCAATCTGTATTTTGTGTTTCTTAATAAAATAAGAAGCGTCATGATGAGTTATATCTCCAACATATGAAAAAAAGTTGGGGTCAAAAATACTTTTATTAAAGTCTGGATTAAATACTGGATTATAAAACACTTCAGGATCATGCATCCTTTTACCATCATCTAATCCATAATGCAACATAACCAAATCTAGTAAATTGATATTCGTTTTTGGGTTCTTTTTAAGCTCTGGACTAAGTTTTTCAACTATTTCTGCAATGCTGCATGTTATTCCCTTTTCATCTACAAATCCATCTACAAATGGATTTAAAGACCAAACAATATATTTGTTATCATTGTTTCTAAATAAAGAATGCTCAGAAATAAACACTTTTTCAAAGGCTCCTGTTTCTTTTGCAATACGCGGAATATGGCTGTGAAACAAGTGGTCTCCAAGTCCATAATATTGAATTTCAATTATAAGTGTTTTTCCCATATTTATAGTAAAATTAAAACATTTTTATATACATTTTATCACTTTGCCTTTAATTGTCTTTTCCCTTTACCTATTTTTCTTCTATATAATATTGGAATCGAAATATACTTAAAAAATCCACTAAAATAAAATTTTGTTTCTTTAAAAAAATCTTTTCTGTATTGGTTATCTAACAGCCACATTAAGAAAAAATTTGTACAAATATTAAATACATAGATAAAATGATATAATAAATAACCAAAAAAACCATGTACTTTGTAAAATAATAAAGCTGTTGATAATTTACTTTGTTTATTTGCCCAAATTCTATTTGGAGTACTTCCACCGTTTTTATGAATAACGCTCACATCCTCTAAAAACACAATTTTATAGCCAAGTTTGCGAATTCTATTACATAAATCAATTTCTTCAGAATACATAAAAAAATCTGGATCAAATCCTTTACATTCTTTCATTATCTTTGATGGAATAAACATAAAGGCTCCCATTATTGCTTCTATTTTATATTTTTTAGGAGGAATAATTTTTGAAAACAAAAGATTTCTATCTAGTATTTTTCCATATCTAGCAATAGTTGATGTAAACGATTGAACACTTCTATCTTCGTTCAACATTTTGCATCCTAAAACACCAATAGTTTCATCTTCTTCTGCCTTATGTAAACAAGCTGTTATCGCTTTTTCATCTTCAATAATCACATCGGGATTTATCAAAAGCAAATATTTGCCAGAAGATACATTAACTCCAATATTATTTCCCGCACCAAAACCAACATTGTTAGCAGACCCAATATACTTTATATTTTTGCATTTTTCTATTATTTGCTTAGAATCATCTTGGGAATTATTATCAACAACAATTATTTCATAAGACATTGATTTGATGTTTTTAACAATACTATCAATACACTTAACTGTTAAAAGTGGTTTTTTGTAGTTTACTATAATGAATGATATTAGCAAGGTATATTATTTTAGTTTTTATTTTTGACCTAAGTTCTAAAATCTACAAATATTCTGATACAAAATAAAGTTTTTAATAGTTCTAAACAATATTTAAAGTACATAGATTTAGAAAAATATTCCAATGTAAGATTGCCGTGCCATGCAAAAAATCGTTTAATTAACTCTTTTTTATATTTAGAGCCAAAGTGTTTTTTTAGTGCCTTAAATAACACTAATATTTTTAAAGTACTACTCCTTGAGGAAATTCCTGCTGAATAATTTCTATAAGCATTCATGATTTCTGGCATATATTTGAAACTTCCAACAGAAGTCATTGCAGCAACAAATAATCTCTCCCCTTTTATTATATTATGCTTATATGATAATTTAAACAATTTCATTGTTTTTGTAATATTTAAACAAACTTAATAATATTTAACTTTGTTAGTATTAATTCTTTTTGCCATATATCTCGGAACTATCAAAGAAGCAATTGCTCCAATAAAAATTTTTAAATTAAAACCACGTTTGGGAGTATATTTAATTTGCCTTAAAGCTAATTGTTTTGCTACAGGAATATCATTGTTTTCAAAAGCATATATTCTTAAAATATTAATTAGAGAATATATGGTCTTATTTAAAAATTGTTTTTGTTTTCTATTTAGTTTATAGTTGTTTAAAAGATGGAAATAACCATTTAGTTGTTTTGTCCAAAAATTGAAATTTTCTTTACTTGACCAATTTCTACGTTTCAATGAAAAAATACCGCCTAAATGTACTCTGTATGCTGCCATTTTCGCTTCAAAACGCTTAATTTTACCATTATATGCATTATGTAAATGTAAAAAATAATCTCCTGTTACAACATTAGACAAAATAAAGTTTTCAATGTTTTTTGCTCTAAAAACTACAGAAGGGGTGTGAATGTGATTACCTCTGAATAGGAAATCATCAAAATCAAAATCAGTTTGATTATCAATATATTTTATTTCATAATTATCTTTGTTTTCCAAAGGTTTATTATCTTTATCGACAATTTCAACATCATGGAAACAAGCTGAATATTCTTGGTTTTTCTCCAAAAAATCAACCTGCTTTTGCAATTTTAATGGGTCTGTCCAATAATCGTCTCCTTCGCACATGGCAAAGTATTTGCCTTTGGCTCGAGGGAACTGATAAGTTTTTGTTATTCCAATTCCTTTTGAGTATTTATTTTCTGTTTGATAGATTGGTTTAATGATATCAGGATATTTTGCCTCGTATTCCCGAATTATATCTGCTGTTCTATCAGTAGAAGCATCATCGTGAATAAGTACTTCAAAAAGGAAATCGGTTTTTTGCATTATAAAACCATCTAAACACTTGCGGATGTAAGGTTCATGATTATAAGTTAAGCAACAAATTGAAACTATTGTAGTTTTCATTTTATTATGTATTCAAGTGTTAATTTGTCATATTCTTTAATTATACTAAAGTTATGTTTTAAATAAAAATTTATCGCTCTTTTGTTCTCTACTTTTACCTCTAGTAATATTTTATTTAATTCATTATGTTTAGCATAATCTATTGCTTGTCTAAGTAATGTCGTTGCTATTCCTCTACGAGCATATTGTTCTGATACACTTAAGTTTGTTATAAAAGCGTATCTTCCGTCTTTATTTATATAAATTGCTAGTAAAGCTACTAAAGTTTTATCCGAAAACACCTCGAATCTATTTGCTAATTTATAAAGTTTATCTGCATAAAGTTCTATATCAACATAAGATTCAAGTTTTGGGTCAAAGCTTGTATTTACATCATGCAAATGTGTTTTTATTTGATTTACATCTGATTGATTAAAGCTAAAACTTAAGTCATCCATAATAAATACTAAACTCTTATTGCTTTAAAAGTGATACTCAAAATTGTTTAACATCTCATAAATTGTCTCTTTTTCATTAAACATTGCTACATCAATAATAGAGAGCCAAGGTACGAATGTGTTTTTGAACTGTTGATATACTATATCTTTTGATTTTATAAAATTTAATTTTATGTTATGCTCTTTGAATCGATCTACAGAATACAACTCTAAGCCACCTATAGGATTTATATATATATCTGCGTTCAAATTCTTACAAATAGCTATAACTTTATTTTCTCCTTTATACTTTTCTATATCAATAGATAAATTAGAAGATTTTATTATTTCAGTGTTTATATTTAAAAAATCTTTCCATATTAATAAAGAATTGTAAATATAATCAAATAAATTTTTATTATGACAAAGCAATATTTTTTCAACCATTGGCATTATTTCATTAAACATTGGTGCTTTTCTATATGCTTCAGTTATCTTATTCATTATTTTTTCAACCTCTTTTAAATGAAATTGTTCTGATAAAAATCGCTCATTAACATTTAAATAATCTGAATCTTTTTTTAACGAAAGAGAAATATATTCATCTTTTCCATCAACCAAAATTCTATTTCTATTTATCCATCCTTTTTTTGTGTACTCAATGTTGTCATAAACTACAAAAACATCTACTAATTTCATTAATTGCCAATATCCTATGTATGGACAAAAATATGGTTGCATTATGGCTATTGTCATATCATAAACTATTGTTTATACTTTATTTTACTTAATATATCAAAATTTTTTCGAGCTTTAGCTTTTACCAATGGAATTTGTTTATCTAGCATTTTTCTATACTCTTCAAGATTACTAAATGCTCGTTCTATCTTTTCATTTAAATCGTTTTGTTTTGCCGGATCTGCTAGAAAGTCTTCAACACCTGCTTCTATGCAAAAGCCCTTCAACTTATGTGCTTTAGGTTCATGACCATAGTCTATTACTACAGTAGGAACACTTTGTGAAAGTCCTGCTACTGCTCCATGTACTCTTCCAGACACAATCATATCAAACTTTCCAATAACAGCTTTTGTCTCCCATGCATTACAAACTCTATCAATAAGATGAACATTTTTAGCTATACCCCTATGTTTTAGCACATTATATAATTGTTGTGCGGTTTCATAATCCCGTCCATGTATAAGTTTAAATTCAAGTGGGGGTATAGGAAAACCATTTGAGTGCGACATCAAGAACACGCTAGCACCAAGTTTCTCTGTTATGAATTCAACAGCTTCTGCAAATATTGTAAATTCATCAACTCTTCTATTTTTTTTATCGAAAGGTGCCTCCAAAAAGTTCCATCCGCACAGTATAAATCCGACTGTTTTTTGTTTGTTTCCAACTATCCCCAATTCTGTTGCAATAGCTGTAGCCACGTTATCATCTGACGGCTCAAACAAAAAAGCAGGACAAGCAAAGCTTTGAGTGTTTGACACATCAAATCCATATGATTTCATCAGCCCAATACTTAATGATTCTCTGTTAGTAACAAGTGTAAAGTTTTTATAAACTTCACGTGCAAACTCTAAATTGTTTAAATTACTAAATGGACCTGGTGAGCCAGCTAACATTACATTGGGTTTACCCATTAGCTGTGCTACTCTATCCTTTAAAAGACCTATAAGTAATCTATTTTTTCCTAAAAAGTCAGCATTATCGCCCCAAATATCACCGCTAAAATCTATTACAAGATCAGAACGCATTACGGCATCTATGTAAGGTGTAGTTTCCTTAAGTTCCCCTGTTTGAGCATATTTTTTAGCTATATTATATTCTCTTTCTGCTATAGGGAGATTATCTATTCCAAAGTCATAGTAATAGCCTATTGGCAATACTTCTACTTGCTCATCTTGACAAAAACGATCACTCATTTGAAATGTGGTAGAAATTTTTGCTTGGGGAAATACTCTATGTAATTCTCTTACAAAAGGTTCTATGATGTAGTAGTTACCTATATTTCCAAATTCCATTCGTCCCCAATGTAATGTGCATTGTCCTATTAGTAATATATTTTTCATAAACATCTAAATTGTTTTAATAAAACATTTTTCATAGCTTTAGCTTTATCTTTATTTTATTATTGGCTATTTTCTTTTGTATCAGGTTCAATAATTTGCCAATAACCGCTTTTTGCAGGTCCAATACGTTGCAAAAATCCCATAGTTTTAAGTTTTGCTATATTTTCTTTGGTTTTTCTTAATGAAATTTGCAATATGTTTGATAGTTCTTGTGTTGTAATACGATTGTTTTTAGCTATTTCATTTATAATTATTTTTTGGTTATCGGTGACCTTATCGGTGACCTTATCTTTTAATTCAGCATTATCCTTTTCAGCAATTATATTATATATATCTTGTTGTGTCATTTTATAATTACATTTAGTTTAGGTTATCTGCATTATTCTTAATTTCATCACTATCTTGTTTTAATAAGTTCAATAACTCTATCTATATCCTCTGCTTGTAATTCATGATACATAGGCAAGCAAATCACACTATTAGCCAACTTATGTGCATTTGGCAGGTTAGATTTTTTTGCCGAAGGCAAACCCTTATAAGTAGGAAACTCACTAATCAATGGATAAAAGTATCTTCTACCAAATATATTTTTTTCTTGAAGTTTAAAGTAAAGTTCATCTCGAGTCATACCATAAGCAATTTCATCTACAAATATTGGAAAATAGGAATAGTTGTGTTTAACACCTGGTATATCTTCCATAAATGAAATTCCTTCTACACTTTTTAATTCTTTACGATATTTTTCAGCTACTTGTTGACGTTGCGAAATTGCTTTGTTGACATGCTTTAATTGTAATAAACCGTAAGCAGCACGCACTTCGTCTATTTTTCCATTTATACCGGGAGCAATAACTGTTGTCTCGCCAGCAAATCCAAAGTTTTTTAAGTAATCAATTCGTTTTTTTGTCTCTGCATCGCGACAAACAAGGGCTCCACCCTCTATTGTATTATAAGTTTTTGTGGCATGGAAACTAAGAGTTGCCATATCACCAGCTTCTAAAATTGATTTTCCATTTATTTCTACACCAAAAGCATGTGCAGCATCATAAATTACTTTTAGTCCATAAATGTCTGCAATTTCCTTAATACGCTCTATATTGCATGGATTACCATAGACATGCACAGGCATGATAGCAGTAGTTTTTGGTGTTATTGCAGCTTCTATCTTTTCGGGGTCAAGGTTTCCAGTTTTTAAGTCAACATCTACAAACACAGGTTTTATACCATTCCACCAGAGAGAATGGGTTGTTGCTACAAAGCTATATGGTGTTGTAATAACCTCGCCAGTAATACGCAATGCTTGCAGAGCTACCATAATAGGTAGTGTACCATTAGTAAAAAGGCTTATATATTTAACTCCTAAATATTCCTGTAATTCTTCTTCTAATTTTTTATGAAACTGTCCAACATTTGTAATATGCTTGCTATTCCATATTTCTTTTAAATATACAACAAAATCTTCGAGAGGAGGAAGAAGTGGAGAAGTAACTGTAAGTTTTTTATTGTCTTTTTTATTCATAATATCAGACGATAAAATTATTTGCCAAAAATAACATCTTTTTGCAAAGATAGGTTTAATGTTCAAAAATAATGATAAAATCTTCTGTAATCAAGTACAAATAATATTTTCAATGTGTTTTTAATGGTAAAATATCATTACTTTTGAACATTACCCTCAAAGATATAAAATATATTTTTAAAATTTGATTCTTTTGTACACACCGTCCTTTTTAAAAAATTAAACAAAATTTTTGGTTGCGTTAGAGATTAAATATTATTTTTGTGTTGCTAATTGATAAGTATGGGTACATCCGTAAAAGATTCTTTTTTTAAAGGAATATTTTGGAATGCGACAGGAAAAATTAGCCATCAAGGAATATCTTTTGTCGTATCCATTATTCTTTCTCGAATACTTGTTCCCGCAGAATTTGGAATGATAGCAATGCTAACAATTTTTACTGAAATTGCGAAGTGCTTTATAGATTCAGGTCTCGGAGCTGCTCTTATTCAAAAAAAAGACTGTACCTCCAAAGATTTTTCTACTGTTTTTTACTTTAATATTACTGTAAGTTTTATTTTCTACCTTATACTTTTTTTTACAGCTCCTTTCATTGCAAAATTTTATGAGCTACCTGAACTCACAAACATAACTCGTCTTATTGCTCTTGTCTTTTTGATAAACTCATTTGGAACTATTCAGTCAACAATACTTTCAAAAAGTCTTAATTTTAAAAGTCTTAACATCGTGGCTGTTATTGCAGTAACAGTATCGGCAATAGTTGCTATAATCATGTCGTTAAACGGTTTTGGTGTTTATTCAATAGTTGGTCAACACATATCTTATGCTCTTGTATCAAATTTATTATATTGGATTTTATCAGATTGGCGACCCAGTTTTGTATTTTCAAAAAAATCATTCCGCGAACTTTTTGGTTTTGGATATAAACTTTTATTTTCAGCAATACTTAACCAAATATTTACACACCTTGACAGCTTGCTGATTGGTAAAATATTTTCAGCAAAATCTCTGGGGCTTTATACAAGAGCAAAAACAACAAAAGATTTACCCATAAACAGCACAACAGGAATTGTACAATCCATACTTCTTCCTATTTTTTCAAAAATCAATAACGATGAACAACTTGCAGCTGTTGGATTAAAAATATATCGTATGTTTTTCTACATTATTTCCCCATTAATGGTTGGATTAATTATTACCGCCGAACCATTTATTATTACTCTTTTTTCTGACAAATGGCTCCCTTCTGCTCCTTGGATGCAAATAATTTGTATATCAGGAATTACATACCCACTGTCAGTTACATTATGTCATCTTATATTAGCAAAAGGGAAATCAGGTACTTTTTTAAAATTAGAAATAATAAAAAAAACACTCACTTTATTAGCAATGATAATAGGATTATATTTTGGAATTAACGAGTTTCTTTGGTGTACTGTAATAGCCTCATATATAGGACTATATCTTAACTTAATTTATGCAGCAAACGCATTAAAAACAATAAAAAAGACTAAGTTTATAACCGCATTATTACCAGCTTTAGCAATATCTATCATAATGGGAATTTGTGTTTTTGGCATTAATTATCTTCAAATTGGCACACCTTGGATTAAATTAATTGTTATGACTTTTATTGGAATGTTAATATATGTCTTATTATCAAAGCTTTTCAATTTATGGGAGTATGGGTATATTAAGCAATTTATTATTGATAAGTTTAAGGAATATAAAGAATATAAAGCAAAAAAAATATAAATATTTAAAATAAACTTTTACAATAAACGCTAAAACAAAAACACTCTTTTTAATAATTTATTTATATTTGTCAATATTTTTGATTAAATTCAAAATGAAAAAATTATTTACTATAATTCTCATAATATTATCAATAATAGATACTGTAAACTCACAGTCACTTCCGCAAGAAAATCTTCAACTCTGGTTACGAGCCGATTCTGTAGAAATTATTGATGGAAAAGTTGCTCGTTGGTATGACCTTAGTTCAAATGAACATGTTATACAACAAACAAATCCTGAATATAGACCGATACAAATTATAAGCGAACTTAATTCTCAACCAAGCATTTATTTTAATGGCACAAATAATTATTTTGATGGTGGAAATATCTTAAATATTGGATATGCTTCTCAAACTATGTTTGTAATTGCAAAATCTGAAAAAAACAGAGGTTCTATTTTGTCAAAAACTTTAACAGGACCAGCAGCAAATCGTTATGGATTACTCTTTTCAGATAATATTTCTTTTTTCTTTTGGGACAATACAGAGCGTAGGATAGCAACTGATTTAATAATGAATAAATTTTTATATTTAAACACTATAATTGATAAACAAATTAATAAAAACTTTTTTAATGTTAATAATGATTTAATTGGAGAAAAAACAATAGTTGCAAACCACAATATGACTTCTTCGTATAATTTTCTTATAGGAGCATCTGCAAATAACACAGGCGGTTTACCACCTTATAATGCATCTTATTTTCAAGGAGAAATTTCTGAAATTTTAATTTTTGATACGGTTTTGTCCCCAGAAAATTTTAATTTGGTTGAAAATTATTTGTTCGATAAATACACAGAAAAATTAGATCTTGGCGAAGATATAAATATTGACTATGGTTTTTGTGATACAAGTTTAACTGTTAGTGATAGTTTTACAGATATACTATGGTCAACAGGAGATACTTCAAAAAGTATACAAGTTAATAAATCTGGTTATTATTCTGTTTCTGCTAAAGATATTTTTGGCAGGACTCAATATGATACTGTTTTTGTAAAATTTCCTTCACCAAATATTTCTAATTCAAATATTTGTTTAGGAGATTCTATTTTATACTCTCCTATTTTAACAGGAACTTATTTTTATTTATGGTCTGATTTAAGTTCTGAACCTGAAAAATATTATTCAGAACAAGGAGATTACTGGCTTAGAATAGAGGATAATAAAGCTTGCGTTGACACAGTGTTTTTTTCTATAACCTTTGACTATTTTAAAGACAGTATTGATTTGGGTTCAGACACCTCTCTATGTGCAGGAAACACTTTAAAACTCAA
Protein-coding sequences here:
- a CDS encoding WbqC family protein, with translation MTIAIMQPYFCPYIGYWQLMKLVDVFVVYDNIEYTKKGWINRNRILVDGKDEYISLSLKKDSDYLNVNERFLSEQFHLKEVEKIMNKITEAYRKAPMFNEIMPMVEKILLCHNKNLFDYIYNSLLIWKDFLNINTEIIKSSNLSIDIEKYKGENKVIAICKNLNADIYINPIGGLELYSVDRFKEHNIKLNFIKSKDIVYQQFKNTFVPWLSIIDVAMFNEKETIYEMLNNFEYHF
- a CDS encoding polysaccharide pyruvyl transferase family protein, which gives rise to MEFGNIGNYYIIEPFVRELHRVFPQAKISTTFQMSDRFCQDEQVEVLPIGYYYDFGIDNLPIAEREYNIAKKYAQTGELKETTPYIDAVMRSDLVIDFSGDIWGDNADFLGKNRLLIGLLKDRVAQLMGKPNVMLAGSPGPFSNLNNLEFAREVYKNFTLVTNRESLSIGLMKSYGFDVSNTQSFACPAFLFEPSDDNVATAIATELGIVGNKQKTVGFILCGWNFLEAPFDKKNRRVDEFTIFAEAVEFITEKLGASVFLMSHSNGFPIPPLEFKLIHGRDYETAQQLYNVLKHRGIAKNVHLIDRVCNAWETKAVIGKFDMIVSGRVHGAVAGLSQSVPTVVIDYGHEPKAHKLKGFCIEAGVEDFLADPAKQNDLNEKIERAFSNLEEYRKMLDKQIPLVKAKARKNFDILSKIKYKQ
- a CDS encoding winged helix-turn-helix transcriptional regulator, with amino-acid sequence MTQQDIYNIIAEKDNAELKDKVTDKVTDNQKIIINEIAKNNRITTQELSNILQISLRKTKENIAKLKTMGFLQRIGPAKSGYWQIIEPDTKENSQ
- a CDS encoding DegT/DnrJ/EryC1/StrS family aminotransferase, yielding MNKKDNKKLTVTSPLLPPLEDFVVYLKEIWNSKHITNVGQFHKKLEEELQEYLGVKYISLFTNGTLPIMVALQALRITGEVITTPYSFVATTHSLWWNGIKPVFVDVDLKTGNLDPEKIEAAITPKTTAIMPVHVYGNPCNIERIKEIADIYGLKVIYDAAHAFGVEINGKSILEAGDMATLSFHATKTYNTIEGGALVCRDAETKKRIDYLKNFGFAGETTVIAPGINGKIDEVRAAYGLLQLKHVNKAISQRQQVAEKYRKELKSVEGISFMEDIPGVKHNYSYFPIFVDEIAYGMTRDELYFKLQEKNIFGRRYFYPLISEFPTYKGLPSAKKSNLPNAHKLANSVICLPMYHELQAEDIDRVIELIKTR
- a CDS encoding lipopolysaccharide biosynthesis protein, with the translated sequence MGTSVKDSFFKGIFWNATGKISHQGISFVVSIILSRILVPAEFGMIAMLTIFTEIAKCFIDSGLGAALIQKKDCTSKDFSTVFYFNITVSFIFYLILFFTAPFIAKFYELPELTNITRLIALVFLINSFGTIQSTILSKSLNFKSLNIVAVIAVTVSAIVAIIMSLNGFGVYSIVGQHISYALVSNLLYWILSDWRPSFVFSKKSFRELFGFGYKLLFSAILNQIFTHLDSLLIGKIFSAKSLGLYTRAKTTKDLPINSTTGIVQSILLPIFSKINNDEQLAAVGLKIYRMFFYIISPLMVGLIITAEPFIITLFSDKWLPSAPWMQIICISGITYPLSVTLCHLILAKGKSGTFLKLEIIKKTLTLLAMIIGLYFGINEFLWCTVIASYIGLYLNLIYAANALKTIKKTKFITALLPALAISIIMGICVFGINYLQIGTPWIKLIVMTFIGMLIYVLLSKLFNLWEYGYIKQFIIDKFKEYKEYKAKKI